Part of the Rhodohalobacter sp. 614A genome is shown below.
GAGGTTCAATAATATCTTTATCGTTTCGGGCACGGTCAAATGCAGCAATGATTGTTGGAATTTGAGCGGTAACCGCAATGGCATGATCCATTGTATCGCTCGAGTCGTCCTGAAAATCAGCAAGCATAGAAACAGCCGTTCTCAATACAGCCATCGGCTCAGCAGTCTTCCTTGTTGTTTTGATGTAGGTCAAAACCGGTTCCGGAAGCTTTCTCTCACTTCTCAGCTTTTGATGTAAATCATCCAGTTCCTGTTCATTCGGTAAACGATCATTCCACAACAAGAAGCAAACCTCTTCAAAAGTGGCATTTTCAGCAAGTGTATCAATGTGATACCCGGAAAAAATCAGGTCTCCGGATTTTCCGTCAATAAAACTTTTTGTTGTTGAGAAAGCGACAATACCATCAAGTCCTTTATTGATGTGAGGGTATTTGTCGAGATCTATATTCTGTAGATTGTGCTCCGCCATTTCTATAGTCTTTTTAAAGTTATCTGATCTTTGTTTGCAATCTTTTTACAACCTTGTATTTAACTCGGAATCCCGAAAAAATAGTGATTTAACTTAAGATTACTGTTTTTACAGGTTATTTCATTTACAATATTAAAATACAAAACAGAGGACGATTATAGAAGCCTCGCTGTACTGTTTAATAGATTTATGTAACATAAACCATCACAGTTTAGTTTTCGCTTCTTCCCAATATTTATCCATTTCCTCAAGGTTCGATTCTGTAATGGATTTTCCCTGTTCAGCAAGCTTTTCTTCAATATATCTGAAGCGGTCGTTAAACTTTTTGTTGGCCATGCGGAGAGAGTCCTCTGCATTCAGATCCAGCAATCGTCCCACATTCACGAGGCTAAACAGAAGATCACCAAATTCTTCACGCTGTTCTTCTTTAGATTGACGATTTACGGACTCCCGCCACTCATCAATTTCCTCATTTAGCTTTTCCCAGGCGAGTTGCCATTCGGCCCAGTCGAACCCCACATTGCCTGCTTTTTCCTGCATGCGTTGTGCCCGAATTAGTCCGGGCAGATGTTTGGGGACACCATCTAAAACAGACTTTTTGCCTTCTTTTAATTTTATAGATTCCCAGTTGGCGGCTACACCTTTTTCATCTTCCACTTCAACATCATCAAAAACATGGGGATGCCTTCGTATCAGTTTTTCGGAAATTCTGTAAATCACATCGTCAATTGTAAAAGTATTTGTTTCGGAAGCCATCTTGCTGTGAAATACCACATGCAAAAGAAGATCGCCCAGTTCTTTGGATAGCTCGTCATACTCTTCCTCATCAATCGCTTCAACTGCTTCGTACGCTTCCTCAATCAGGTTGTCTTTGATGGAGTGATGCGTTTGCTTTCGATCCCACGGACATTCTTTTCTGAGGATGGAAACAAGTTCAACAAAATCTTCAAATTTATCGGAAGGCTTCATTTTCAATCGTCAGTTAACAGTAAGCAGTTGACACGAATACAATTAGTCGAGTAGAAGGTATTAATTTTGATGATGATTTTTCAGGGAATTTGAAAATTTGAATTTCTTGAAATATTGTGAATTTACGATGTATTGATGTTGGGAGAATCCACAGGTAATGAGAAGAGATTTTTAGCTGGTAATCTATCGGGAGATTACATTACACTGCCTGCGATGATTTATTGTTTTCCAAAATCTGAGCTACGTTTGTTTTTTCTTCTTTTCGGCTGCCGGGAAGAGAATGTTGTTCAGGATCAACCGATAACCCGGGCTGTTTGTGTGGAGGTTTAAATCAGTTGGGGGATCTCCAACCCGATGTTGGTAGTCTTCGGGATCGTGACCTGCATAAAATGTAAAGGTTCCGCGGCCAATATTTCCATGAATATATTTTACCTGATCCCGTCCGGGAGATTCTGCAAGAACAACTACACTGCTTTTAACTTTATCCTTTTGAAAGGCTGTGGCTTGTCCGTAAAAGCCACGCAGACTATTTACATGATTTTGAGTGAGCATGGTTGGAACCGGATCCCATTTTGCCGAAAATTCAAAAAGGGTAAAATAATCAAGGCTTTCGCTGATTCGGTTTAAATCCACTTCGATATCAATATCGGAGTGTTCATAAATATACGGATCCGTTATGATTTCAAAATTTTCAAAAGCAAATGTGTTACTGAAGTTTAGTTTTTCATTCACATTTGGGTCGATCGGGTCGCCGTCCATTGGTGTGGGAAGGGCATCTACTCCTTCGGCTGCAAGTGCAAGATCGAATGTGTCTGTAGCGGAACACATGGCAAACATGAAGCCACCCTCCGTTACGAAGTCCCGAATGTTGTGGACCACATCAAGTTTAAGTTGACTAACTTTATCATACCCTAATTTTTGTGCGAGTTCTTCCTGTTCACGAACGCTTGCAATATACCAGGGTGATGTTCTGTAAATCGCCCAGAATTTTCCATACTGACCGGTAAAATCTTCATGGTGCAGGTGGAGCCAATCGTATTCTTCAAGCGCACCGCTGAGAACTTCAGTATCATAAATTTTATCGTAGGGAATTTCTGCGTAATCGAGTGCAAGAGTTACAGCGTCATCCCAGGGAAGAGCGCCAGGTGGAGTATATACTGCAACATTCGGTGATTTTTCCAGGTTGATGGCAGCCATATTTACATTGGGCTGCTCTACTTCGGCAATGATCGAAGCTGCTTCTGATTCTGAAATGGTTTCAACACTTACATTCTTGAGCCGGCTTTTTCGAACGATGTCATTTGTTGCCGAGGTAAGAAAACTACCGCCCCGATAGTTCAGCAACCACATTCCGGATTCACCCGAATCAATATGGTTAAAAATAATTCCATAAGCTTTCAGGTGGTTGGTTTGAGAACCATCCATCGGGATAAGCACTCGCTGAGCATTTGAGGATTCTGCAATTCCCCCACAAATCAAGGCAAACAAAAGAATATGAATAAGCCGTCTGGTCATATCATTCAGGTAGAAGTTGTTTCTAAATTTTCGAGTTTATCTCTCACAAATGGCGCATAGAATCCATTCGGGAATTCAATAAGAAGTTCTTCAAACAAGTCAATAAGATTTTGCCTTGTGAATTGTAGATCCATTTCTGATTCAAGAAATTCAAATAAAAACGGACTTTGGGGAATACTCTCCACTTGTAATGTGGATTCAACCAAAATAGCCTGATCCCAAAGCAAACGTTCTTTGAGCGGGCTGTAGGGTTGAGATTGAATGATCCTGTTCAATAGCTGAAGTTTCAATTTATTGTATTGATCGGGAAGATCAGATGATATTTCCAGGGATAGATCGTCCGAAAAAGAGTGGTCGGGTTGCGCCAGAATAGGTTCCAGTTCAGCAAGTGCATCATCATAATTTCCCGTATGGATGGAATACAATGAATTTCCAATCGTTTCAAGCAAGCTTCCCGTTGAATCTGCCCGAAGACCATTCTTTATCCACATTCTTAGTTTAATTGCATCGTTCGCATAGTATGACGTATTTCTTCGTTCAAGCGTTTTAAGCTGAATTTCGGCAAACTCAAAATCACCGGCGAAAAAATCGGAGAGGCTGAGATAGTACCGGGTTTTCTCGGACAACGCTGATTCATCCGACTGTTTGTCGGCCCTCGTCAAAGCTTGCCTTGCAGTCATAAAATCCTTTTTAAACAGGGCAATTCGTCCCTCGGCATAGTACAAGTAGGGATCCTCCCGTTCTGCATGACTTTGCATTTCACCGAACCAAAATTCGGCTTTCTCCAAATCTTTGTAGAAATCAACCGACAAATCAATCAAATTGGAGTAGATTTGAGAGGCGTTATCATAATTCGGAGCCGTCTCAATAAGTTGTTTGTAGCCTTCAAAAGCTCTTACAAATTTTTGATCCTGTTCAGCCGAAGTAAGAATATTGTTTTGCTTTAGATATTGTCCCCATTCCCGATAAGTGGCAGCCATATCCTCCATCGCTCGGAAACGAACGGAAGAATCATCCGCATCTGTGTAATATTGAAAAGCTTGTGTCGCCAGATCAAATTTCCTGGCA
Proteins encoded:
- the mazG gene encoding nucleoside triphosphate pyrophosphohydrolase, producing the protein MKPSDKFEDFVELVSILRKECPWDRKQTHHSIKDNLIEEAYEAVEAIDEEEYDELSKELGDLLLHVVFHSKMASETNTFTIDDVIYRISEKLIRRHPHVFDDVEVEDEKGVAANWESIKLKEGKKSVLDGVPKHLPGLIRAQRMQEKAGNVGFDWAEWQLAWEKLNEEIDEWRESVNRQSKEEQREEFGDLLFSLVNVGRLLDLNAEDSLRMANKKFNDRFRYIEEKLAEQGKSITESNLEEMDKYWEEAKTKL
- a CDS encoding asparagine synthetase B; translated protein: MTRRLIHILLFALICGGIAESSNAQRVLIPMDGSQTNHLKAYGIIFNHIDSGESGMWLLNYRGGSFLTSATNDIVRKSRLKNVSVETISESEAASIIAEVEQPNVNMAAINLEKSPNVAVYTPPGALPWDDAVTLALDYAEIPYDKIYDTEVLSGALEEYDWLHLHHEDFTGQYGKFWAIYRTSPWYIASVREQEELAQKLGYDKVSQLKLDVVHNIRDFVTEGGFMFAMCSATDTFDLALAAEGVDALPTPMDGDPIDPNVNEKLNFSNTFAFENFEIITDPYIYEHSDIDIEVDLNRISESLDYFTLFEFSAKWDPVPTMLTQNHVNSLRGFYGQATAFQKDKVKSSVVVLAESPGRDQVKYIHGNIGRGTFTFYAGHDPEDYQHRVGDPPTDLNLHTNSPGYRLILNNILFPAAEKKKKQT
- a CDS encoding tetratricopeptide repeat protein, translating into MNLKKLILLPAILLLFSPQVFGQIEDYQTVNILMQQQEYEEALPIIQSLYEENPRSFVYFDRYTQCLINLKKFNEAEAVARSQANDNRFRLQASIKLAEILHLKGNRDEALKTWQRVIDQNPGNHQAYFAVGNSIASRQEFDAAIDLFKEARKDLGDDTLFLNELANTYMQAGRFEESVREYFRLIIISPDQMSIVQQRFLRMRDETLYEVAAFELEDQLMDLDTGHRAYSPLYQLLIWLLMETDEYQRAFVFARQYENQTPYTIYSLFTLGNQLASARKFDLATQAFQYYTDADDSSVRFRAMEDMAATYREWGQYLKQNNILTSAEQDQKFVRAFEGYKQLIETAPNYDNASQIYSNLIDLSVDFYKDLEKAEFWFGEMQSHAEREDPYLYYAEGRIALFKKDFMTARQALTRADKQSDESALSEKTRYYLSLSDFFAGDFEFAEIQLKTLERRNTSYYANDAIKLRMWIKNGLRADSTGSLLETIGNSLYSIHTGNYDDALAELEPILAQPDHSFSDDLSLEISSDLPDQYNKLKLQLLNRIIQSQPYSPLKERLLWDQAILVESTLQVESIPQSPFLFEFLESEMDLQFTRQNLIDLFEELLIEFPNGFYAPFVRDKLENLETTST